The DNA sequence GGGTGGATGAACGACACCCTGCGCTACGTCGCCGAGGAGCCGATCAACCGGCGCTACCACCACGGCGAGCTGACGTTCTCCCTCGTCTACGCCTTCTCCGAGCAGTTCGTCCTGCCGATCAGCCACGACGAGGTCGTCCACGGCAAGGGGTCGCTCCTGTCGAAGATGCCGGGCGACTACTGGCAGCAGCTGGCCAACGTCCGGGCGCTGCTGTCCTACCAGTGGGCGCACCCCGGCAAGCAGCTGCTCTTCATGGGCCAGGAGTTCGCCCAGGGCGCCGAGTGGGACGAGAGCCGCGGCCTGGACTGGTGGCACATGGACGTCCCCCAGCACCAGGGGGTCGCCCGGCTCGTGGCGAGGCTCAACGAGGTCTACCGCGCGCACCCGGCGATGTGGTCGGAGGACTTCTCGCACCGCGGCTTCGAGTGGATCGAGAGCACCGATGGGGACCACAACCTCATCTCCTTCGTCCGTCGAAGCGCCGACGGCGAGGACCTCGTGGTCTGCATCATCAACTTCGCGGGCACACCGCACGAGGGGTTCCGCACCGGGCTGCCGCACGGCGGCGACTGGGTGGAGGTCCTCAACTCCGACGACCAGTCCTACGGCGGCTCCGGCGTCCTCAACCCAAGCACCCTGCAGGCCGAGGAGGTCAGCTGGAACGGTCGGCAGCACTCGGTCGCGCTGCGCGTGCCGCCGCTCGGGGCGGTCTGGCTGGTCCCGGCCGGCCGCTGACGAGAACGGCCGTCGGAGCGTCACAGGGCCGGCCCTCGCGCCACAACGTCACAGGGCCGGCCCGCACGGCAGCAACAGCGTCACAGGGCCCGCCCTCGCGCCACAACGTCACAGGGCCGGCCCGCACGCACCCGATGTGACCCTCCTCCGGCGTCGCCCCGCGCTGACCGTCCCCGGACACGACGAAGGGCCCGGATGCTCCGGGCCCTTCGTCCGTCGTGATCAGTACAGCGCGCTCGCCAGGTTGCGGCGGGCAGGGGCGACCTCCGGGTGCCCCGGGCCGGCGATCTCGAAGAGGTCGACCAGTCGCTGTCTCACGCGCTCCCGGTCGTCCCCGGCGGTGACGCGCACGGAGGCGAGGAGCCTCGCGAACGCCGCGCCGAAGTCGCCGACGGCCGCCTCCACGTCCGCCGCGGTGAGCGCCGCGTCGACGTCGCGGGGCCCGCCGGCGTCCGCCGCGGCGAGCGCCTGCGCCGCGTCAGCCGCGTCCGCCCGCTGGAGCAGCTGGACCTGCAGCATCGCCGCGTGCGCCTCCGCGTCACCCGGGTTCTCCTTCAGCGCCCGTCGGTAGGCGTCCTCCGCGGCGGCCAGGTCGCCGCGCTCCAGGGCCTCCATCGCCTCCGCGTGCAGCGGCGGCAGCGGTGGCTCCTCCGGCTCCGGGAGCGGCTCCTCCTCGCCGGCCATCACACCGGTCACGCCGTTCTCGGCGGCGAGCCGCAGGACCTCGTCGAGGACCTGGCGAAGCTGCTCGGCGGGGTAGAGACCCTGGAACAGCGGGATGGGCTGGCCGGCGACGACGGCCGCCACGGTGGGGACCGACTGGACCTGCAGCGCCGCCGCGATCTGCGGGGCCGTGTCGACGTCGGCCTTCGCCAGCTGGAAGCGCCCGGCGTACTCGCGGGCGAGGCCCTCGAGGACCTCCGTGAGCTGTGCGCTCGCCGCAGACCGCGGCGACCACAGCTCGAGCACCACCGGGACCTGCGAGGAGAGCTGGACGAGGGCGCCGAACGTCTGCTCGGTCACGTCGGTGACCAGTGGCCCGGGGACTGTCGCGCCGGGAGCGCCCGGGGCGGGGGCGCCGGGAGCGGAACCCGGCGCACCGCCGGGTGAGGGGGCGCGGAGCGTGGACAGGTCCACGGCACCGGCGAGGTTCATCCGCGGCATGGGCTGGCTCATGGGTGGTTCCTTCGTTCGTCTGTCATCGTGCTCGCGCCGCACCGCGGCGCGGTCGGGTCAGCCCTCGGGCTCCTCGGCGGGCGCAGCGGCGTCGTCCCTGGTCACCTCGGAGAGGACGGTGTTCGCGCCCAGCGCCCGGATCGTCTGGTCCTCGGCGTCGGCCGGCGGGACGTAGAACGCCAGCAGCACCAGCGAGGTCCCGGTCACCGTGCCTCGCACCTCGGCGTCCTCCCCCAGGAGCCTGCCGAGGGCGCCGCCGGCGGTGACGGTCGCGCCGGCGACGGTCTTGCGGATCGTGGTGGCCGTGGTGATCTCCCCCATGACGATCGCGCCCCCGTCGGCCGTGGCCAGTGCCACCGGGCCGTCGTCGCCGGCCTCGGCGCCCAGGGTCGCCTCACCACCCGCCTCGACAGCGTCATCCAGCCCGGTGACCCCCTCGCGCACGCTCGTCGCGAACGGGTCCTCGGCGAAGAGGTCCGCCGCCTCGCCCTCGGGGTCGGTCAGCGCCTCGGCGTAGCGGTCGACGACCTCCGCCGGCGCGGCCGCGAGGCCCGTGGCGTCGTTGGGCACCTGCGCCGAGCCGGTGTCCGGGTGCACCAGGGCAGGCGTCTCGGTGCCGGGGAAGAGCTCGACCCAGCCCCACAGCGCGAACTGCTGCCGGGCGCTGCCCTGGGTCAGCGCCATGAGCAGCGGCAGGTTGGCCCCCTCCGGCACCTGCGTGATGACCATCGCGGTGCGTGGGAAC is a window from the Georgenia muralis genome containing:
- a CDS encoding tetratricopeptide repeat protein; this translates as MSQPMPRMNLAGAVDLSTLRAPSPGGAPGSAPGAPAPGAPGATVPGPLVTDVTEQTFGALVQLSSQVPVVLELWSPRSAASAQLTEVLEGLAREYAGRFQLAKADVDTAPQIAAALQVQSVPTVAAVVAGQPIPLFQGLYPAEQLRQVLDEVLRLAAENGVTGVMAGEEEPLPEPEEPPLPPLHAEAMEALERGDLAAAEDAYRRALKENPGDAEAHAAMLQVQLLQRADAADAAQALAAADAGGPRDVDAALTAADVEAAVGDFGAAFARLLASVRVTAGDDRERVRQRLVDLFEIAGPGHPEVAPARRNLASALY